A portion of the Eubacterium maltosivorans genome contains these proteins:
- a CDS encoding nucleoside triphosphate pyrophosphohydrolase, with protein sequence MKHEYNKLVRDKIPDIIRESGRSCDYKILSDAEVLDALKDKLIEKANIFAERPSEDEISDIYELIDAIVEKFDYEPMHIDYLKLQNKESKGTYSGNTFLISADDGN encoded by the coding sequence ATGAAACACGAATATAACAAATTAGTACGAGACAAAATCCCTGATATCATTCGAGAAAGCGGCAGAAGCTGTGATTACAAAATTCTTAGTGATGCAGAAGTTTTAGATGCCTTGAAGGATAAGCTTATCGAAAAGGCCAATATTTTCGCCGAACGTCCTTCTGAGGATGAAATCTCCGATATCTATGAGCTCATCGACGCCATTGTGGAAAAATTTGACTATGAACCCATGCACATCGATTATCTCAAGCTCCAGAACAAGGAGAGCAAAGGCACCTACTCCGGCAACACCTTCCTGATTTCCGCGGATGACGGGAACTAG
- a CDS encoding SDR family NAD(P)-dependent oxidoreductase: MDLKLKGKNAVVTGASRGVGRAIALGLAKEGVNLVICASRMGAAIEEVAKEAESYGVKATALAADLGSSESTLAFMQEAERLLGDLDILVNNAGIWLQGWCQEIPLEDWQRSLDVNLTGPFLTSQYFAKSNLAKGRPGRIININSQAAFNGSTTGHAHYAASKAGMVALTISMARELSPKGITVNGIALGIVATDMTKASRENKPGYYESRIPLGRVAEPEDIAGIVVFMASEPAAYLTGTTIDATGGMLMR; this comes from the coding sequence ATGGATTTAAAATTAAAAGGAAAAAACGCAGTGGTCACCGGAGCCTCCAGGGGCGTGGGACGGGCCATTGCACTGGGACTGGCAAAGGAAGGGGTTAACCTAGTGATCTGCGCCAGCCGCATGGGAGCCGCCATCGAAGAAGTGGCAAAGGAAGCGGAAAGCTATGGCGTCAAGGCCACCGCGCTGGCAGCGGACCTGGGGTCTTCCGAGAGCACGCTGGCCTTTATGCAGGAAGCCGAACGGCTTCTGGGCGATCTGGATATTCTGGTCAACAACGCTGGTATCTGGCTCCAGGGCTGGTGCCAGGAAATCCCGCTCGAGGACTGGCAGCGCTCGCTGGACGTTAACCTGACCGGGCCGTTTTTAACATCTCAGTATTTTGCCAAATCCAATCTGGCGAAGGGCCGTCCAGGCAGGATCATCAACATCAATTCCCAGGCAGCCTTTAACGGCTCCACCACCGGTCATGCCCACTACGCGGCCAGCAAGGCCGGCATGGTCGCTCTGACCATCTCCATGGCCAGAGAGCTTTCCCCCAAGGGGATCACCGTCAACGGAATTGCCCTGGGCATCGTGGCCACCGACATGACCAAAGCGTCCCGCGAGAACAAGCCAGGCTACTACGAAAGCCGTATCCCTCTGGGCCGTGTGGCCGAGCCCGAGGACATCGCCGGGATTGTGGTGTTCATGGCCTCCGAGCCGGCAGCCTACCTGACCGGGACCACCATTGACGCCACCGGCGGCATGCTGATGCGGTAA
- a CDS encoding YraN family protein yields the protein MKKDNKQKGDRGEAMAARYLEEKGHVLRTRNYRRKTGEIDLVSQIGETLVFTEVKLRTTDAYGTPAQAVDSRRQQRMIKTALWYLQENSLFDWNVRFDVVEILGSPETGYVMNHIENAFLM from the coding sequence GTGAAAAAAGACAATAAGCAGAAGGGCGACCGCGGCGAGGCCATGGCGGCCCGCTATCTTGAAGAAAAGGGCCATGTCCTCCGGACGCGCAATTACCGCAGAAAGACCGGAGAGATCGACCTGGTCAGCCAGATTGGGGAGACCCTCGTCTTTACCGAGGTCAAGCTGCGCACCACCGACGCCTACGGCACCCCGGCCCAGGCGGTGGACAGCCGCAGGCAGCAGCGCATGATTAAAACGGCCCTGTGGTATCTGCAGGAGAACAGCCTTTTTGACTGGAACGTGCGCTTTGACGTGGTGGAGATTCTGGGAAGCCCCGAAACCGGCTATGTGATGAACCATATCGAGAACGCGTTTTTAATGTAG
- a CDS encoding ZIP family metal transporter, with the protein MIQIYFGVLAAAAMMLVGGYIFVTLNKKYPKSIGLLLGLSGGFLLGIIFFGIIPEAHEILEEAFDAPLWVMAAALTGGALFIILFEKMIPVQHHHDLAPGEREHHGHHQLVYIILAAFGFHSLFELLSILVAGNADPVLAWFMILVIGLHNIPIGFVIIAQLETLECSQKKCLLLIGGLAVAEALLAIVCYLILMPFITTAFQGVLLAMTGGIMLYLVFDELLPKIYQDEEQHHVNYMIILGVLLMYVFLQLAGH; encoded by the coding sequence ATGATACAGATCTATTTTGGCGTTTTAGCAGCCGCCGCTATGATGCTGGTGGGCGGCTACATCTTTGTCACCTTAAACAAAAAATACCCCAAAAGCATCGGCCTTTTGCTGGGCCTGTCCGGCGGTTTTTTATTGGGCATTATCTTTTTCGGCATTATCCCCGAGGCTCACGAAATCTTAGAGGAAGCCTTTGACGCTCCGCTGTGGGTGATGGCCGCTGCCCTGACCGGCGGCGCCCTCTTTATTATCCTGTTCGAGAAAATGATCCCGGTTCAGCACCACCACGATCTGGCGCCCGGCGAGCGGGAGCACCACGGGCATCACCAGCTGGTCTACATTATTCTGGCCGCCTTTGGGTTCCACAGTCTCTTTGAGCTTTTGTCCATCCTGGTTGCAGGAAACGCAGATCCGGTGCTGGCCTGGTTCATGATCCTGGTCATCGGCCTGCACAATATCCCCATCGGCTTTGTCATCATCGCCCAGCTTGAAACCCTGGAATGCAGCCAGAAAAAGTGCCTGCTGCTCATCGGCGGACTGGCGGTGGCAGAGGCCCTGCTGGCCATTGTGTGCTATTTGATTTTAATGCCATTTATTACAACTGCATTTCAGGGAGTACTTCTCGCCATGACCGGGGGCATCATGCTCTATCTGGTTTTTGACGAGCTGCTCCCCAAAATTTACCAGGACGAGGAACAGCACCATGTCAATTACATGATCATCCTGGGCGTGTTGCTCATGTACGTCTTTCTCCAGCTCGCGGGACATTAA
- a CDS encoding NAD(P)/FAD-dependent oxidoreductase, protein MKNYDVIIIGGGITGTGIAHELAKYDVKTALMERGMDVGIGATKGNGGVVHPGYDPHPGTLKAKLNPVGARMYPRLSKELGFGLRHTGTLVVAYSDADLKKVDELLDNARVNGVDQVEKINGEQLRNREPFMNPAAVGALLAHTTTMIDPFEVAIAFADNAKDNDTDILTNHEVQGITKDEDGLFTVRTSAGDYRTRYVVDAAGVHADDVAALAGIHEYRVQGRHGNICVLDKELSTPISTVMFPCPSPETKGLALIPTVSGNTLIGSTATMKEDKEDVTNDAEGINELIAGARHLVPDIDISKIIRTFAGQRPVALDNGNDFYIAESETVPGFIHAAGIQSPGAASSPAIAEYVRDLLADAGLELKDREGYNPYREPAPDFSELSAEDQDALIRKDPAYGRIVCRCETVTEGEIVAAIHEGVGARTVEAVKRRTRAGMGRCQSGFCQYRVMQILARELGIPEEEVHFEEKASQVLFGKLKG, encoded by the coding sequence ATGAAAAATTATGATGTAATCATTATCGGCGGGGGCATCACCGGTACCGGGATCGCCCATGAGCTGGCAAAGTACGATGTGAAAACAGCCCTGATGGAACGGGGAATGGACGTGGGCATTGGCGCCACCAAGGGAAACGGCGGGGTGGTTCACCCGGGTTACGACCCGCATCCGGGTACCCTGAAGGCCAAGCTGAACCCCGTGGGAGCCAGAATGTACCCGAGGCTCTCTAAAGAGCTGGGCTTTGGTCTGCGCCATACCGGCACCCTGGTTGTCGCATACTCTGACGCCGACCTGAAAAAGGTAGACGAGCTTTTAGATAACGCCAGGGTTAATGGTGTCGATCAGGTTGAAAAAATCAACGGCGAACAGCTCAGAAACCGCGAGCCGTTCATGAACCCGGCGGCAGTGGGGGCGCTTCTGGCCCACACCACCACCATGATCGACCCCTTCGAGGTCGCCATCGCCTTTGCCGACAACGCCAAGGATAACGACACCGACATTCTGACAAACCACGAAGTTCAGGGCATTACCAAGGACGAGGACGGCCTCTTTACAGTGCGCACCTCAGCCGGGGACTACAGAACCCGCTACGTGGTCGACGCCGCCGGTGTCCACGCCGATGATGTGGCCGCCCTGGCAGGCATTCACGAGTACCGGGTTCAGGGCCGCCACGGCAACATCTGCGTGCTGGACAAGGAGCTCTCAACCCCCATCAGCACCGTTATGTTCCCCTGCCCAAGCCCGGAAACCAAAGGCCTGGCCCTGATCCCGACCGTCTCCGGCAACACCCTTATCGGCTCCACAGCCACCATGAAAGAGGATAAAGAGGATGTGACAAACGATGCCGAGGGCATTAACGAACTGATCGCTGGCGCCAGACACCTGGTGCCGGATATTGATATCAGCAAAATTATCCGTACCTTTGCCGGCCAGCGCCCCGTCGCCCTGGACAACGGCAACGACTTTTATATCGCAGAGTCCGAAACCGTGCCCGGCTTCATCCACGCAGCCGGTATTCAGTCGCCGGGGGCGGCCTCCTCGCCGGCCATCGCCGAGTATGTCCGCGATCTGCTGGCAGACGCAGGCCTTGAGCTCAAGGACCGCGAGGGCTATAATCCTTACCGCGAACCCGCGCCGGATTTCAGCGAGCTGTCCGCCGAGGATCAGGACGCCCTTATCCGCAAAGACCCGGCCTACGGCCGTATCGTCTGCCGCTGTGAGACGGTGACCGAGGGTGAAATTGTCGCCGCCATTCACGAGGGTGTGGGCGCCAGAACCGTCGAGGCGGTCAAGCGCCGGACCAGAGCCGGTATGGGCCGCTGCCAGAGCGGCTTCTGCCAGTACCGCGTTATGCAGATTTTAGCCAGAGAGCTGGGGATTCCGGAAGAAGAAGTCCACTTCGAGGAAAAGGCTTCGCAGGTACTGTTTGGAAAACTGAAGGGTTAA
- a CDS encoding FGGY-family carbohydrate kinase, whose product MGKYLLGLDNGGTMTKAALYDLNGKEIAVSSRKTEMYQPAPGFTERDCEEMWAANVGAIRAVLEQSGISGEEVLGVAATGHGNGMYLMGYDGRAPYNGMISTDSRGKQYAIDWMKDGTFEKILPKTMQSVWAGQPTTLLRWFMDNRPDVLENTQWIFMCKDYIRYKLTGEAYGEIADMSGSSLMNVRDVCYDKDLLADMGLESIYDKLPPLKYSGEICGYITEDVAGLTGLKAGTPVAGGCMDIHASAMAVGITDEEKMCVVAGTWSINEYISKKPVVDKDLFMTSIYTMPGYWMILEGSPTSASNLEWFLAEILKDVNLGDKDIYEYSNQCVDGIGDQDCGVVFLPFLFGSNVNINAKGAFIGLQSWHTRENLLRAVYEGIVFCHKYHIEKLLKFRDQPKMIRMAGGVAKSEIWVQMFADILQVPIEVARSQELGALGSAICAGIATGTFDSFQSASESMVDIMYTAEPNPEKFADYDKKYARYKKVIEALDPIWDEY is encoded by the coding sequence ATGGGAAAATATTTACTTGGTTTAGACAACGGGGGGACAATGACAAAGGCGGCGCTGTACGACCTGAACGGTAAGGAAATCGCGGTTTCCAGCCGGAAAACAGAAATGTACCAGCCAGCGCCTGGTTTTACCGAAAGAGATTGTGAAGAAATGTGGGCCGCCAATGTGGGCGCGATCCGCGCAGTGCTGGAGCAGTCCGGCATCAGCGGTGAGGAAGTGCTGGGCGTGGCCGCCACTGGCCATGGCAACGGCATGTACCTTATGGGTTATGATGGGAGAGCGCCCTACAACGGCATGATCTCTACCGACTCCAGAGGCAAGCAGTACGCCATTGACTGGATGAAGGACGGCACCTTTGAAAAAATCCTGCCAAAGACCATGCAGTCTGTATGGGCCGGCCAGCCGACCACGCTGCTCCGCTGGTTCATGGACAACCGCCCGGACGTCCTGGAAAATACCCAGTGGATTTTCATGTGCAAGGACTATATCCGCTATAAGCTGACCGGCGAAGCCTACGGCGAAATCGCCGATATGTCCGGCTCCAGCCTCATGAACGTTCGCGACGTCTGCTACGACAAAGACCTGCTGGCCGACATGGGCCTCGAGAGCATTTACGACAAGCTGCCGCCGCTCAAGTATTCCGGCGAAATCTGCGGCTACATCACCGAGGACGTGGCAGGGCTGACCGGCTTAAAGGCCGGCACGCCAGTAGCCGGCGGCTGTATGGACATCCACGCCTCCGCCATGGCGGTGGGCATCACCGACGAGGAAAAAATGTGCGTGGTGGCAGGTACCTGGAGCATTAACGAGTACATCAGCAAAAAGCCAGTGGTGGATAAGGACCTGTTCATGACCTCGATCTACACCATGCCAGGCTACTGGATGATCCTGGAAGGCAGCCCGACCTCCGCCAGCAACCTCGAGTGGTTCCTGGCAGAGATTTTGAAGGACGTAAACCTGGGAGACAAGGACATCTACGAATACTCCAACCAGTGTGTGGACGGCATTGGCGATCAGGACTGCGGCGTGGTATTTCTGCCCTTCCTGTTCGGCAGCAATGTGAACATCAACGCCAAGGGCGCCTTTATCGGGCTGCAATCCTGGCACACCCGCGAAAACCTGCTGCGCGCAGTTTACGAGGGCATTGTGTTCTGCCACAAATACCACATCGAAAAGCTGCTCAAGTTTAGAGACCAGCCCAAGATGATCCGTATGGCCGGCGGCGTCGCCAAATCCGAAATCTGGGTTCAGATGTTTGCCGATATCCTGCAGGTGCCCATTGAAGTGGCCAGAAGCCAGGAGCTTGGCGCCTTAGGCTCAGCCATCTGCGCCGGTATCGCCACCGGAACCTTTGATTCCTTCCAGTCCGCGTCCGAGTCCATGGTCGACATCATGTACACCGCCGAACCAAACCCGGAAAAATTTGCCGACTACGACAAAAAATACGCGCGGTACAAAAAAGTTATCGAAGCCCTGGATCCGATCTGGGACGAATATTGA
- the glpK gene encoding glycerol kinase GlpK, with translation MSKYILVMDQGTTGSRGIVYNEQGKAIALDYEEYEQFFPQSGWWDQSGLTVWNVTLKTARNAIKKAGLEGKDIAAIGITNQRETTTLWDKNTGVPVHNSIVWGCRRTTEICQGLIEKGYNDMVNKKTGLVIDPTYSATKIRWVLDNVPAAQEKAENGDLLFGTIDSWLLWNLTKGKVHATDYSNAARTMVFNSYDLKWDDELMDMLDLPWKIFPEVKESVGLFGYADPEWFGAEIPITGIAGDQSAALFGQACFEEGTAKNTYGTSAVPLMFTGDKAPETEKGLLTVAWGKDGKVKYSMGASILIAGQVIQWLRDKVNICEKAADTEAMAESIPDNGGLYFVPAFTGLGAPHWNMNARGMMIGITAATTKEQMARAALESMAYQTRDLLEEMERNSGVKLKELKVDGGAAQNDFLMQFQADILNCNVIRPKDIETTALGACYLAGLGCGIFENEDQIKALWEADRVFTPQMDEATREALYAQWCKAVEKSKDWL, from the coding sequence ATGAGCAAGTATATTTTGGTTATGGACCAGGGAACCACTGGTTCAAGGGGGATTGTATACAACGAACAGGGAAAGGCCATCGCGCTGGATTACGAAGAATACGAACAGTTCTTCCCGCAGTCTGGCTGGTGGGACCAGAGCGGTCTGACCGTCTGGAACGTGACCCTGAAAACCGCACGCAACGCCATCAAAAAGGCGGGTCTGGAAGGAAAAGACATCGCCGCCATCGGCATCACCAACCAGCGCGAAACCACCACCCTGTGGGATAAGAACACCGGCGTGCCAGTGCACAACTCCATCGTCTGGGGCTGCCGCCGCACCACCGAAATCTGTCAGGGCCTGATCGAAAAAGGCTATAACGACATGGTGAATAAAAAGACAGGCCTTGTAATCGACCCCACCTATTCGGCCACCAAGATCCGCTGGGTCTTAGACAATGTGCCGGCCGCCCAGGAAAAAGCCGAAAACGGCGATCTGCTCTTTGGCACCATCGATTCCTGGCTGCTGTGGAACCTGACAAAGGGCAAGGTACACGCCACCGATTATTCCAACGCCGCCCGCACCATGGTCTTTAATTCCTACGACCTGAAATGGGACGACGAGCTCATGGACATGCTGGATCTGCCCTGGAAGATCTTCCCGGAAGTCAAGGAATCCGTAGGGCTTTTCGGCTACGCCGACCCTGAATGGTTTGGCGCGGAAATCCCAATCACCGGGATTGCCGGCGACCAGTCCGCCGCTTTGTTTGGACAGGCCTGCTTTGAAGAAGGAACCGCGAAAAATACCTACGGCACCAGCGCCGTTCCGCTCATGTTTACGGGCGACAAAGCCCCGGAAACCGAAAAAGGCCTGCTGACCGTTGCCTGGGGCAAGGACGGCAAGGTCAAATACTCCATGGGCGCCAGCATTCTCATTGCCGGACAGGTTATCCAGTGGCTGCGCGATAAGGTCAACATCTGCGAAAAGGCAGCGGACACCGAAGCCATGGCCGAGAGTATTCCAGACAACGGCGGCCTGTACTTTGTACCAGCCTTCACCGGCCTGGGTGCGCCGCACTGGAACATGAACGCCCGCGGCATGATGATTGGGATCACCGCTGCCACCACCAAGGAACAAATGGCCCGCGCGGCCCTCGAATCCATGGCGTACCAGACCCGCGACCTGCTCGAAGAAATGGAACGGAACTCCGGCGTCAAGCTCAAAGAGCTGAAAGTTGACGGCGGCGCCGCCCAGAACGATTTCCTCATGCAGTTCCAGGCCGATATCCTGAACTGTAATGTTATAAGACCAAAAGATATTGAAACCACCGCCCTTGGCGCCTGCTACCTGGCCGGCCTGGGCTGCGGCATTTTCGAAAACGAAGACCAGATCAAGGCCCTGTGGGAAGCCGACCGCGTCTTTACCCCACAGATGGACGAAGCGACCCGTGAAGCCCTGTACGCCCAGTGGTGTAAAGCCGTCGAAAAATCAAAAGACTGGCTGTAA
- a CDS encoding SHOCT-like domain-containing protein, whose protein sequence is MEEKMRILKMVEEGKISAEQAVGLLDALSQAAPAEAGTPADTPEGNWIEPVSTKGTGYDDKMLRVVVDTPEGDKVNVQLPVKIVKQMLKVTGKLPIQWEGSEKIDLEALTTAILECIDNETLGTIVDVSASDGSTVKVYIG, encoded by the coding sequence ATGGAAGAAAAAATGCGAATATTAAAAATGGTAGAAGAAGGCAAAATTTCCGCTGAGCAGGCAGTGGGCCTTCTGGACGCGCTGAGCCAGGCAGCTCCGGCAGAAGCCGGAACACCGGCAGACACCCCGGAAGGCAACTGGATCGAGCCAGTCAGCACGAAGGGAACTGGCTACGATGACAAAATGCTGCGCGTGGTCGTGGACACCCCGGAAGGGGACAAGGTGAATGTGCAGCTGCCCGTTAAAATTGTTAAGCAGATGCTCAAGGTTACCGGGAAGCTGCCAATCCAGTGGGAAGGCTCTGAGAAAATTGACCTGGAAGCCCTGACCACCGCCATTCTGGAATGTATTGATAATGAAACCCTCGGGACCATTGTGGATGTGAGCGCGTCAGACGGCTCGACCGTTAAAGTTTACATTGGCTGA
- a CDS encoding DUF2089 domain-containing protein produces the protein MYQVISRCPVCGGRLKAVKLQCENCDTAIENDFCLSKFDYLSAEDLFFAETFLVCRGNIKEVEKRLKISYPTVRSRLDGIIEKLGGKPESPPPVSKARKKEILDALENGEITPEEALEQMKETE, from the coding sequence ATGTACCAGGTAATCAGCCGATGCCCTGTGTGCGGCGGCAGGCTTAAAGCCGTTAAGCTCCAGTGCGAAAATTGCGATACCGCCATCGAGAATGATTTCTGCCTGAGCAAATTCGATTATCTCTCCGCAGAGGATCTGTTTTTTGCCGAGACCTTTCTGGTCTGCCGGGGCAATATCAAGGAAGTGGAAAAGAGACTGAAGATTTCCTACCCGACTGTCCGCTCCCGTCTGGACGGGATCATCGAGAAGCTCGGCGGAAAGCCCGAGAGCCCGCCGCCAGTTTCCAAAGCCCGGAAAAAGGAGATTCTGGACGCCCTGGAAAATGGGGAGATCACGCCCGAGGAGGCTCTGGAGCAGATGAAAGAAACCGAATAG
- a CDS encoding NAD(P)/FAD-dependent oxidoreductase, producing MKILDYDVVIIGGGPAGLGAAVKAKENGARVAVIERNDELGGILNQCIHSGFGLQYFKEELTGPEYAELFINKAKEAGIDCYLKTMVLDITGDRKVTAINEEGTVIFNAGAVILAMGCRERTRGAIKIPGSRPAGVFTAGLAQRYVNMENFKPGSRVVILGSGDIGLIMARRLTLEGIDVVGVYELMPYPNGLYRNIKNCLDDFDIPLHLSTTVTKINGSDRVESIEVTRVDENLQPIEGTEETIECDTLLLSIGLIPENELSKKAGVKLNPVTNGPLVDDSLETSVDGIFACGNVLHVHDLVDNVTIEAEEAGANAARYAKAAKAKEGDALAVKPEGLVRYTVPSKIYKGENDHVIVKFRVGRPVDSARAVITSGGEVVFESKKARKFIPSIMEEIKLKAEQLEALTEPLVVSVKEA from the coding sequence ATGAAAATTTTAGATTATGATGTTGTCATTATCGGCGGCGGCCCCGCGGGTCTGGGCGCTGCGGTTAAAGCAAAGGAAAACGGCGCCCGGGTAGCGGTCATCGAGCGAAACGACGAGCTGGGCGGTATCCTAAACCAGTGTATTCACAGCGGTTTCGGCCTTCAGTACTTTAAAGAAGAGCTGACAGGGCCGGAATATGCCGAGCTGTTTATCAATAAAGCCAAAGAAGCCGGTATCGATTGCTATTTAAAGACCATGGTCCTGGATATTACAGGCGACCGAAAGGTCACAGCGATCAATGAAGAAGGCACAGTCATTTTTAACGCGGGAGCTGTGATTTTAGCCATGGGCTGCCGCGAGCGGACAAGAGGGGCAATTAAGATCCCGGGATCAAGACCAGCCGGTGTTTTTACGGCAGGCCTGGCACAGCGCTATGTGAATATGGAAAACTTTAAACCGGGCAGCAGGGTGGTCATTCTGGGCTCGGGCGATATCGGCCTGATCATGGCCAGACGCCTGACCCTGGAGGGGATCGACGTTGTGGGCGTATACGAGCTCATGCCGTACCCCAACGGCCTGTACCGGAATATCAAAAATTGTCTGGACGATTTTGATATTCCGCTGCACCTGTCCACCACGGTTACCAAGATCAACGGCAGTGACCGGGTCGAGTCCATCGAGGTCACCAGGGTTGACGAAAACCTTCAGCCAATAGAGGGGACTGAAGAAACCATAGAGTGTGATACATTATTACTGTCCATTGGCCTGATCCCGGAAAATGAGTTGTCCAAAAAAGCGGGTGTTAAGCTGAACCCGGTTACCAACGGCCCGCTGGTCGACGACTCGCTTGAAACCAGCGTAGACGGTATTTTTGCCTGCGGTAACGTGCTCCATGTCCACGACCTCGTCGACAATGTTACCATAGAGGCAGAGGAAGCCGGCGCAAACGCTGCCCGTTACGCCAAGGCGGCTAAAGCGAAGGAAGGAGACGCCCTCGCTGTCAAGCCGGAAGGACTTGTGCGTTACACTGTGCCTTCAAAAATTTATAAAGGTGAAAATGACCACGTCATTGTCAAGTTCCGCGTGGGGCGCCCGGTGGACAGCGCCAGAGCTGTGATTACAAGCGGCGGCGAGGTGGTCTTTGAAAGCAAAAAAGCCCGGAAATTTATCCCGAGCATCATGGAAGAAATCAAGCTGAAAGCAGAGCAGCTGGAGGCGCTTACAGAGCCCCTGGTCGTGAGCGTAAAGGAGGCGTAA
- a CDS encoding class II fructose-bisphosphate aldolase: MLVTLNEIMKDAYAKKYAVGAFNTVNLASIRAVLDAAEKLDAPVILQHAQIHERVAPLKVIGPVMLEMARAAQVPVCVHLDHGEDIDYLLSAMEMGFTSVMFDGSALPYDENVAGTRAVVQAAANYNVSVEAELGRVLRPEGGGEPSEEEADLTPEDCYTRPEEARAFVEATGIDALAIAFGTAHGVYEAEPKLDFNRIAEIRAAVGMPLVMHGGSGVGDADFREAIKNGITKVNYFTYMSLAGGDAVKAFLKENAARAEIRYDELAEAARTAMQAHVEHAIGIFTKQA; encoded by the coding sequence ATGTTAGTAACCCTGAATGAAATCATGAAGGACGCCTACGCCAAAAAGTACGCGGTGGGGGCCTTCAACACCGTTAATCTCGCCAGCATCCGCGCGGTGCTGGACGCGGCCGAAAAGCTGGACGCGCCGGTTATTTTACAGCACGCCCAGATCCATGAGCGCGTCGCGCCCTTAAAGGTTATCGGGCCCGTCATGCTGGAAATGGCCAGGGCCGCCCAGGTGCCCGTCTGTGTGCATCTGGACCACGGCGAAGACATCGACTACCTGCTCTCCGCCATGGAAATGGGCTTTACTTCAGTCATGTTTGACGGCTCCGCCCTGCCCTACGACGAAAACGTGGCAGGGACCCGCGCAGTGGTACAGGCCGCTGCCAATTATAATGTCTCTGTCGAGGCAGAGCTGGGCCGCGTCCTGCGGCCAGAGGGCGGCGGAGAACCCTCCGAGGAGGAAGCGGACCTCACACCAGAGGACTGCTACACCCGGCCCGAAGAAGCCCGGGCCTTTGTAGAAGCCACAGGCATCGACGCCCTGGCCATCGCCTTTGGTACCGCCCACGGCGTGTACGAAGCCGAGCCAAAGCTTGATTTTAACCGCATCGCGGAAATCCGCGCCGCGGTGGGGATGCCCCTGGTCATGCACGGCGGCTCCGGCGTCGGCGACGCCGACTTCAGAGAAGCCATTAAAAACGGCATCACCAAGGTCAACTACTTTACCTATATGTCCTTAGCCGGCGGCGACGCCGTCAAGGCCTTTTTAAAGGAAAACGCGGCCCGGGCCGAGATTCGTTACGACGAGCTGGCCGAAGCCGCCAGAACCGCAATGCAGGCCCATGTCGAGCATGCCATTGGGATCTTTACCAAACAAGCCTAA
- a CDS encoding DUF1667 domain-containing protein — protein MKEVTMCCTTCPSGCALVVTVDGDKAVKVEGNTCKRGIKFAEKELVAPERMLTSTILVRCGGQECLIPIKSKEPMPKEKMLDAMTAIKAVRLDHPVKMGEVIIPNIVDCGVDIVACKSMEGQA, from the coding sequence ATGAAAGAAGTAACAATGTGCTGTACAACCTGTCCGTCGGGCTGCGCCCTGGTCGTGACAGTGGACGGTGACAAGGCCGTCAAGGTTGAAGGAAACACCTGCAAACGCGGGATCAAATTTGCCGAAAAGGAACTGGTAGCCCCTGAAAGAATGCTCACCAGCACCATTCTGGTGCGCTGCGGCGGCCAGGAATGCCTGATCCCCATCAAGTCGAAGGAGCCCATGCCAAAGGAAAAAATGCTGGACGCCATGACCGCGATCAAGGCAGTGCGCCTGGACCACCCGGTTAAAATGGGCGAGGTTATTATCCCGAACATCGTGGACTGCGGTGTGGATATTGTCGCCTGTAAGTCGATGGAAGGGCAGGCCTGA
- a CDS encoding glycerol-3-phosphate responsive antiterminator, with protein sequence MNKIDFEKFQMIPSIRRLNDLEFALKSARDIVLLTEANIANLQSLVEMVHQNGKDAWVNLELLGGFGRDQVGMKLLKNYYKVDGVMSTDSTKLGMARRCGLVTVQRFFIVDSRGFDTSLRILESAKVDAAEVLPAVAALGFVSELKRVSRIPLLAGGFIQTAEMIEKVQRAGFAGITISKKAFW encoded by the coding sequence ATGAATAAAATTGACTTTGAAAAATTTCAGATGATTCCGTCCATACGGCGGCTTAATGACCTCGAGTTCGCGCTTAAGAGCGCGCGGGACATTGTCCTTCTGACCGAAGCCAACATCGCCAATTTGCAGTCCCTGGTGGAGATGGTCCACCAAAATGGCAAGGACGCCTGGGTAAACCTGGAGCTTCTCGGAGGCTTTGGACGGGACCAGGTGGGCATGAAGCTGCTGAAAAACTATTACAAGGTGGACGGCGTGATGTCGACCGACAGCACCAAGCTCGGCATGGCCAGACGGTGCGGCCTGGTAACCGTACAGCGTTTCTTCATTGTCGATTCAAGGGGCTTTGACACCAGCCTGAGGATTCTGGAATCCGCCAAGGTCGACGCAGCCGAAGTGCTGCCCGCCGTCGCGGCCCTCGGATTTGTCAGCGAGCTGAAACGGGTATCCCGGATTCCGCTGTTGGCAGGCGGCTTTATCCAGACCGCTGAGATGATCGAAAAGGTACAGCGTGCCGGTTTCGCAGGCATCACCATCAGCAAAAAGGCTTTCTGGTAA